In Marinobacter sp. LQ44, the following are encoded in one genomic region:
- a CDS encoding NAD-dependent succinate-semialdehyde dehydrogenase, producing the protein MIESPLLKNLTGYIGGRWADSAGGNTFDVYNPATGEVIAKVPSMSEQDVLDAVEAGKSALRLTNPWPIETRRKWLEDIRDGLKEHREEIGRILCMEHGKPLKEAQGEVDYAAGFFDYCAKHVNALDAHTIPEKPKDCTWTVHYRPVGVTGLIVPWNFPIGMIAKKLSAALAAGCPSVIKPASETPLTMVAFFSVMDKLGLPDGMVNLVMGKASMIGKVLCEHKDVPMLSFTGSTEVGRRLILDTAEQVKKLALELGGNAPFIVFDDADLDAAADNLIANKFRGGGQTCVCANRIFVHEKVAEEFGQKLAERVNKMTVGDGMKDGVDIGPLVNQAGFDKVKRHLEDALEKGGKLVAGKQPAELGKGLFFPPTVVMGVNRDMCCYQEETFGPLVPMALFRTEEEVIDAGNDTEFGLASYVFTADAERAQRVAAGLRFGHVGWNTGTGPTPEAPFGGMKASGIGREGGLEGLFEFVEAQTVPRGF; encoded by the coding sequence ATGATCGAGTCACCACTGCTGAAAAACCTGACAGGCTACATCGGTGGGCGCTGGGCCGACAGTGCCGGCGGTAACACCTTTGATGTGTACAATCCAGCCACCGGCGAAGTGATTGCCAAAGTGCCGTCCATGTCAGAGCAGGATGTGCTGGATGCCGTCGAAGCAGGCAAGTCTGCGCTCCGGCTCACCAACCCCTGGCCCATCGAAACCCGGCGCAAGTGGCTGGAAGACATTCGCGATGGTTTGAAAGAGCATCGCGAGGAAATTGGCCGAATCCTGTGCATGGAGCACGGCAAGCCGTTGAAGGAAGCCCAGGGCGAGGTGGACTACGCTGCGGGTTTCTTCGATTACTGCGCCAAACACGTCAACGCCCTGGATGCCCATACCATCCCGGAGAAGCCCAAGGATTGCACCTGGACCGTGCATTACCGGCCCGTTGGCGTGACCGGCCTGATTGTACCCTGGAATTTTCCCATTGGCATGATTGCCAAAAAGCTCTCGGCTGCCCTGGCGGCCGGCTGCCCGTCTGTGATCAAGCCGGCCAGTGAAACGCCGCTGACGATGGTGGCCTTCTTCAGCGTGATGGACAAGCTCGGGTTGCCGGATGGCATGGTCAATCTGGTCATGGGCAAGGCCAGCATGATCGGCAAGGTGCTGTGCGAGCACAAAGACGTGCCGATGCTCAGCTTTACCGGTTCCACCGAAGTGGGGCGCCGGTTGATTCTCGATACGGCGGAGCAGGTGAAAAAACTGGCACTGGAGCTGGGCGGTAATGCACCGTTCATCGTATTCGACGACGCCGACCTGGACGCTGCCGCCGACAACCTGATCGCCAACAAATTCCGTGGTGGTGGCCAGACCTGCGTGTGTGCCAACCGGATTTTCGTGCACGAAAAGGTGGCGGAGGAGTTTGGCCAGAAACTGGCTGAGCGGGTCAACAAGATGACCGTTGGCGATGGCATGAAAGACGGCGTCGACATTGGCCCGCTGGTTAACCAGGCCGGTTTCGACAAGGTCAAACGCCACCTCGAAGATGCCCTGGAGAAAGGCGGCAAACTGGTGGCCGGCAAGCAGCCGGCGGAGTTGGGCAAGGGTCTGTTTTTCCCGCCCACCGTGGTTATGGGCGTCAATCGGGATATGTGTTGTTACCAGGAAGAAACCTTCGGCCCGCTGGTGCCCATGGCTCTGTTCCGCACTGAGGAAGAAGTCATTGATGCCGGTAATGACACCGAGTTCGGCCTGGCGTCCTACGTGTTCACCGCCGATGCCGAGCGTGCCCAGCGAGTCGCCGCCGGCCTGCGCTTTGGTCACGTTGGCTGGAACACTGGAACCGGCCCCACGCCGGAAGCGCCTTTTGGTGGCATGAAAGCCTCCGGTATTGGCCGTGAAGGTGGTCTGGAAGGCCTGTTCGAGTTTGTGGAGGCGCAGACGGTACCCAGAGGTTTCTGA
- the uvrD gene encoding DNA helicase II, protein MDVSHIIDPLNDAQREAVTAQNDHLLVLAGAGSGKTRVLVHRIAWLMTVDRVPPTGILAVTFTNKAAKEMRYRIEEMMNIPSRGLWFGTFHGIAHRLLRSHWKDAGLPENFQVLDSDDQLRMVKRVMREFQIDESQWPPKQAQWFINSQKDEGLRADHIQENPGDHFASTMLKIYRQYEKLCQQGGLVDFGELLLRSHELWLHRPELLKHYQQRFQHILVDEFQDTNTIQYAWLQVLASNRVPLTVVGDDDQSIYGWRGAKIENIQQYQRDFPNARLVRLEQNYRSTQMILKAANSVIANNQGRLGKELWTDGPDGEPISLYAAFNEQDEANYIADSINAWVNDGNLRSESAILYRSNAQSRVLEEALMRQGIPYRVYGGLRFYDRQEIRNALAYLRLVQYHRDDAAFERVVNIPTRGIGAKSLAELREYATEQGISLWESAERLLAAGQVKGRAKTGLQSFMEIINGLSEMVGEASLQGLMKQAIEASGLKDYHASEKGEKGQARVENLEELVNALSDFEVEDGVDPLAEFIAQAALDAGEAQADAHEDSVQLMTLHSAKGLEFPLVFLAGVEEGLFPHSMSLEEPGRMEEERRLAYVGITRAMKKLVLTYAESRRLYGQEKFHALSRFVREIPADCLQEVRLRNTVTRPAMVGRPNESMFSQDSAQQSGFSLGQRVRHPKFGEGIVMNSEGTGHHTRVQVNFDEGAKWLVLAYAPLEAC, encoded by the coding sequence ATGGACGTTTCCCACATTATCGACCCCCTGAACGACGCCCAGCGCGAGGCCGTTACCGCCCAGAACGATCACCTGCTGGTACTGGCTGGCGCGGGCAGTGGTAAAACCCGGGTGCTGGTGCACCGCATTGCCTGGCTGATGACGGTAGACCGGGTGCCGCCCACCGGCATCCTGGCGGTCACCTTTACCAACAAGGCCGCCAAGGAAATGCGTTACCGCATCGAGGAGATGATGAATATTCCCTCCCGCGGGTTATGGTTCGGTACTTTTCACGGCATTGCCCACCGCCTGTTGCGTTCCCACTGGAAAGACGCCGGCCTGCCGGAGAATTTCCAGGTGCTGGACAGTGACGACCAGCTGCGCATGGTCAAGCGGGTGATGCGGGAGTTCCAGATTGATGAAAGCCAGTGGCCGCCCAAGCAGGCCCAGTGGTTTATCAACAGCCAGAAAGACGAAGGCCTGCGCGCGGATCACATCCAGGAAAACCCGGGCGACCATTTCGCCAGCACCATGCTCAAGATTTACCGCCAGTACGAAAAGCTCTGCCAGCAGGGCGGCTTGGTGGATTTTGGTGAGCTGCTGTTGCGCTCCCACGAGTTGTGGCTACATCGCCCGGAATTGTTGAAGCATTACCAGCAGCGTTTTCAGCACATTCTGGTGGACGAGTTCCAGGACACCAACACCATTCAATACGCCTGGCTGCAGGTGCTGGCCAGCAACCGGGTGCCGCTGACCGTGGTGGGTGATGACGACCAGTCCATTTACGGCTGGCGTGGCGCCAAGATTGAGAACATCCAGCAGTACCAGCGGGACTTTCCCAATGCCCGGCTGGTCAGACTGGAGCAGAACTACCGATCCACCCAGATGATCCTGAAGGCCGCCAACTCGGTGATCGCCAACAACCAGGGCCGTTTGGGCAAGGAATTGTGGACCGACGGCCCGGATGGCGAGCCCATCAGCCTGTACGCCGCGTTCAACGAGCAGGATGAAGCCAACTACATCGCCGATTCCATCAATGCCTGGGTTAACGACGGCAATCTGCGCAGCGAATCCGCCATCCTGTATCGCTCCAATGCGCAATCCCGTGTGCTGGAAGAGGCGCTGATGCGCCAGGGTATTCCTTACCGGGTATACGGCGGCCTGCGCTTCTATGATCGCCAGGAAATCCGCAACGCCCTGGCGTACTTGCGCCTGGTGCAGTACCACCGGGACGACGCCGCCTTTGAACGGGTAGTAAACATTCCCACCCGGGGCATCGGAGCCAAGAGCCTGGCGGAATTGCGGGAATACGCCACCGAGCAAGGCATTTCCCTGTGGGAATCCGCCGAGCGCCTACTGGCGGCGGGCCAGGTCAAAGGCCGGGCGAAAACCGGTTTGCAGTCGTTTATGGAGATCATCAACGGCTTGTCTGAAATGGTTGGTGAGGCGTCATTGCAGGGCCTGATGAAACAGGCCATCGAAGCCAGTGGCCTGAAGGACTACCACGCCAGCGAAAAAGGCGAGAAGGGCCAGGCGAGGGTAGAGAACCTGGAAGAACTGGTGAACGCGCTGTCGGATTTCGAGGTGGAAGACGGTGTCGATCCGCTGGCGGAATTCATCGCCCAGGCCGCGCTGGATGCGGGCGAAGCCCAGGCCGATGCCCATGAAGACAGCGTGCAGTTGATGACTCTGCACTCTGCCAAGGGCCTGGAATTCCCGCTGGTGTTCCTGGCGGGTGTTGAGGAAGGTTTGTTCCCCCACAGTATGTCACTGGAAGAACCGGGGCGCATGGAAGAGGAGCGGCGGCTGGCCTATGTGGGCATTACCCGGGCGATGAAAAAGCTGGTGCTTACTTACGCGGAATCCCGCCGTTTGTACGGGCAGGAGAAGTTCCATGCGTTGTCGCGGTTTGTGCGGGAGATTCCGGCGGATTGCCTGCAGGAAGTGCGGTTGCGCAATACGGTGACGCGCCCGGCGATGGTCGGTCGTCCGAATGAGAGCATGTTCAGCCAGGATTCGGCCCAGCAGTCCGGTTTCAGCCTCGGCCAGCGCGTTCGTCATCCGAAGTTTGGTGAGGGCATCGTGATGAACTCCGAGGGGACCGGGCACCATACTCGCGTGCAGGTGAACTTTGATGAGGGGGCCAAGTGGCTGGTGTTGGCTTATGCTCCGTTGGAAGCCTGCTAG
- a CDS encoding undecaprenyl-diphosphate phosphatase has translation MDFFQALFLGLLQGLTEFLPISSSGHLILVPAFFDWTDQGVGFDLSVHVGTLLAVVIYFRRDVFSITRDGLLSLSQRRMIGQGNLAWFLVIGTIPAGLAGLALLDMIDNELRAVEVMFFTTLIFGLLLGWADWRPNKGRTMDSLTWKDAVLVGCAQALALIPGTSRSGATITAGLFLGLSRETASRFSFLLAIPIITLASAVKLLDVASSDVIVDWSGFLVGGVTSFITAITAIHFFLKWLNKVGMWPYVLYRIALAGVIYAVLM, from the coding sequence ATGGATTTTTTTCAGGCATTATTCCTCGGCCTTCTCCAAGGCTTGACCGAGTTTCTTCCGATCTCCAGCTCCGGCCACCTGATCCTTGTACCCGCCTTTTTTGACTGGACCGACCAGGGCGTTGGCTTCGACTTGTCCGTCCACGTGGGTACGCTGCTGGCCGTGGTGATCTACTTTCGCCGGGACGTGTTCAGCATCACCCGGGACGGCCTGCTCTCCCTGAGCCAGCGACGGATGATTGGCCAGGGCAACCTGGCGTGGTTTCTGGTAATCGGCACCATCCCCGCGGGTCTGGCTGGCCTGGCCCTGCTGGACATGATCGACAACGAATTGCGGGCGGTGGAGGTGATGTTCTTCACCACCCTGATTTTCGGCTTGCTGTTGGGCTGGGCTGACTGGCGTCCCAACAAGGGGCGCACGATGGACTCCCTGACCTGGAAAGACGCCGTTCTGGTCGGCTGCGCCCAGGCCCTGGCCCTGATTCCCGGCACTTCCCGTTCCGGCGCCACCATCACTGCTGGCCTGTTCCTGGGCCTGTCCCGGGAGACGGCGTCCCGGTTCTCGTTTTTACTCGCGATTCCAATTATCACGCTGGCGTCTGCGGTTAAATTGCTGGATGTGGCTTCATCGGATGTGATTGTCGACTGGAGCGGTTTTCTGGTGGGTGGTGTTACGTCGTTCATCACCGCCATTACCGCCATCCACTTCTTCCTGAAGTGGTTGAACAAGGTAGGCATGTGGCCCTATGTTCTCTACCGCATCGCATTGGCGGGTGTGATTTACGCGGTTCTGATGTAA
- the arsB gene encoding ACR3 family arsenite efflux transporter — protein sequence MSSNELAAEASSSGMGIFGRYLSVWVALAIIAGVALGQLAPSVPETLSRFEYAQVSIPIAILIWAMIFPMMAQIDFSAIVGVRKEPKGLAITTTVNWLIKPFTMFAIAWFFLIVVFEPFIAPELASEYLAGAILLGAAPCTAMVFVWSYLTRGDAAYTLVQVSLNDIIMLFAFAPIVVFLLGISDIQVPWDTVILSVVLYIVIPLTAGYLTRRTLIARQGQRWYDEVFMKRLGPVTPAALIVTLVLLFAFQGEVILENPLHIALIAVPLIIQTVLIFFIAYGWAKLWKVRHCIAAPGAMIGASNFFELAVAAAIALFGLQSGAALATVVGVLVEVPLMLMLVRIANKTRGHFPA from the coding sequence ATGAGCAGTAACGAACTGGCCGCGGAAGCCTCATCCAGCGGCATGGGGATTTTCGGGCGCTATCTGTCTGTCTGGGTAGCCCTGGCGATTATTGCCGGCGTAGCGCTGGGCCAACTGGCGCCCTCCGTGCCGGAAACCCTGTCCCGGTTTGAATACGCACAGGTATCCATCCCCATCGCTATCCTGATCTGGGCAATGATCTTCCCAATGATGGCCCAAATTGATTTCAGCGCCATTGTCGGGGTGCGCAAAGAGCCCAAGGGGCTGGCCATCACCACTACGGTGAACTGGCTGATCAAGCCTTTCACCATGTTTGCCATCGCCTGGTTCTTCCTGATAGTGGTGTTCGAGCCATTCATTGCCCCCGAGCTGGCGAGCGAATACCTGGCCGGCGCTATCCTGCTGGGTGCCGCACCCTGCACCGCCATGGTGTTTGTCTGGAGTTACCTGACCCGTGGTGACGCCGCCTACACCCTGGTGCAAGTGTCCCTGAACGACATCATCATGCTGTTTGCCTTTGCGCCAATTGTCGTGTTCCTGCTGGGTATTTCTGACATCCAGGTGCCTTGGGATACAGTCATTCTCTCAGTCGTGTTGTACATCGTGATTCCGCTCACCGCCGGCTACCTGACCCGCCGAACCCTGATCGCACGCCAAGGCCAGCGCTGGTACGACGAGGTGTTCATGAAACGGCTCGGCCCGGTGACTCCGGCGGCCCTGATCGTCACACTGGTACTGCTGTTCGCGTTCCAGGGAGAGGTTATTCTGGAAAACCCGCTGCACATTGCCCTGATTGCCGTGCCGCTGATCATCCAGACCGTGCTGATCTTCTTTATTGCCTACGGCTGGGCAAAATTGTGGAAGGTACGCCACTGTATTGCTGCACCCGGCGCCATGATCGGTGCCAGCAACTTCTTTGAACTGGCGGTGGCCGCCGCCATAGCGCTGTTCGGCTTGCAGTCCGGCGCAGCGCTGGCCACGGTGGTTGGTGTGCTGGTGGAAGTACCGCTGATGCTCATGCTGGTGCGCATTGCCAACAAGACCCGAGGCCACTTTCCTGCCTGA
- a CDS encoding metalloregulator ArsR/SmtB family transcription factor, with the protein MKRRVLFICTANSARSIMAEALLRHMAGDQFEVASAGTQPTEPHPLALQVLSEAGIATEGLYSKQLAELKGQYWDYVITLCEKAARECTAACQGAQQIAWDFPDPAETNRHATFALTLKELKERLGLFTLVHQKETGLKPADYSPVAIFKAMADDLRLAALLLIKDQEKLCVCELTEAFEVSQPKVSRHLASLRDAGLLETERRGQWVYYYLNPRLPAWVARVLDETAQSNRALIERPLAQLQAMADRPVVQCP; encoded by the coding sequence ATGAAGCGCCGAGTTCTGTTTATCTGTACCGCAAACAGTGCCCGTTCCATCATGGCAGAGGCCTTGCTGCGGCACATGGCCGGAGATCAGTTTGAAGTGGCCAGCGCCGGCACCCAGCCCACAGAGCCGCATCCGCTGGCGCTGCAGGTATTGTCCGAGGCCGGTATTGCCACCGAAGGGCTGTATAGCAAACAGCTGGCCGAGCTGAAGGGTCAGTACTGGGATTACGTGATCACCCTGTGTGAAAAAGCCGCCCGGGAATGCACCGCCGCTTGCCAGGGTGCGCAGCAGATTGCCTGGGACTTTCCGGACCCGGCAGAGACCAACCGCCACGCTACGTTTGCCCTGACGTTGAAAGAGCTGAAGGAGCGCCTTGGCCTCTTTACCCTGGTGCACCAGAAAGAAACCGGCCTGAAACCCGCCGACTACAGCCCGGTTGCGATCTTCAAGGCCATGGCCGACGACCTGCGCCTGGCCGCCCTGTTACTGATCAAGGATCAGGAAAAACTGTGCGTATGTGAGCTGACCGAAGCCTTCGAGGTGTCGCAACCCAAAGTCAGCCGTCACCTGGCGAGCCTGCGGGATGCCGGGCTTCTGGAAACCGAGCGTCGTGGCCAATGGGTCTATTATTACCTTAACCCCCGGCTACCGGCCTGGGTGGCGCGGGTGCTGGATGAGACCGCTCAGAGTAACAGGGCATTGATTGAGCGCCCCCTGGCGCAATTGCAGGCGATGGCAGACCGGCCTGTTGTGCAGTGCCCCTGA
- a CDS encoding ArsJ-associated glyceraldehyde-3-phosphate dehydrogenase, whose product MSKIKVGINGFGRIGRLALRAAWDWPELEFVAINDPGAGAASLAHLLNFDSIHGRWSHEASADGDDMVIEGQRLRVTRNRAISDTDWSGCDLVIEASGVNKKVEVLQAYLDQGVKRVVVTAPVKEAGAKNIVMGVNEHIFDPATDRIITAASCTTNCLAPVVKVIHEKLGIKHGSITTIHSLTNTQTIIDAPHKDLRRARACGSSLIPTSTGSATAIIEIFPELKGRLDGHAVRIPLTNASLTDCVFEVEKPTDVETVNRLLKEAAEGELKDILGYEERPLVSIDYKTDPRSSIVDALSTLVINGTQVKIYAWYDNEWGYANRTAELARKVGLA is encoded by the coding sequence ATGAGCAAGATCAAAGTAGGTATTAACGGATTTGGACGCATTGGCCGGCTGGCGCTGCGGGCTGCCTGGGACTGGCCGGAACTGGAGTTCGTTGCCATCAATGACCCGGGAGCAGGTGCGGCAAGCCTCGCGCACCTGCTGAATTTCGACAGTATCCATGGCCGCTGGAGCCATGAAGCCAGTGCCGATGGCGACGACATGGTGATTGAAGGACAGCGCCTGCGCGTTACCCGAAACCGGGCCATTTCGGACACCGACTGGTCGGGCTGTGATCTGGTGATTGAAGCCAGCGGCGTGAACAAGAAAGTCGAGGTTTTGCAGGCCTACCTGGACCAGGGGGTGAAGCGGGTGGTCGTCACCGCGCCGGTAAAGGAAGCGGGCGCCAAGAACATTGTGATGGGGGTGAACGAACACATCTTCGACCCGGCCACCGATCGGATTATCACCGCGGCCTCTTGCACCACCAACTGCCTGGCCCCGGTGGTCAAAGTGATCCATGAGAAACTGGGCATCAAGCACGGGTCCATCACCACCATTCACAGCCTGACCAACACCCAGACCATCATCGATGCGCCCCACAAGGATCTGCGCCGGGCCCGGGCCTGTGGCAGTTCACTGATTCCCACCAGTACCGGTTCTGCGACCGCGATTATCGAGATCTTTCCGGAGCTCAAGGGCCGGCTGGACGGCCACGCGGTGCGGATTCCGCTCACCAACGCGTCACTGACCGACTGTGTTTTCGAAGTGGAAAAGCCCACGGACGTGGAGACGGTTAACAGGCTGCTGAAAGAAGCCGCCGAGGGCGAGCTGAAAGACATTCTGGGCTATGAAGAGCGTCCACTGGTGTCCATCGATTACAAAACCGATCCCCGTTCATCCATCGTTGATGCGCTGTCCACGTTGGTTATCAACGGCACCCAGGTGAAGATCTACGCCTGGTACGACAACGAGTGGGGTTATGCCAACCGTACCGCCGAGCTGGCGCGCAAGGTGGGCCTGGCCTGA
- the arsJ gene encoding organoarsenical effux MFS transporter ArsJ yields the protein MNAAIRQYLVITGNYWAFTLTDGALRMLVVLHFHQLGYSPLEIALLFIFYEFFGVVTNLVGGYLGARMGLNRTMNIGLFLQIVALAMLAVPSTMLTVVWVMVAQALSGIAKDLNKMSAKSGIKLLVPDEQQGTLYKWVAILTGSKNTLKGVGFFLGGVLLMAAGFTGAVVIMAVALGLVWLASLFLLKQELGKSKAKPKFTDILSKSRAINVLSAARMFLFGARDVWFVVALPVYLHTVFGWDHWKVGGFMASWIIGYGFIQTIAPRITGNMEGKKPAVLWAAFLALIPAAIASGLMAGWSQQVVIVGGLLLFGVLFAINSSLHSYLIVSYARGDGVSLDVGFYYMSNAAGRLLGTILSGWVYQVYGLEACLWISAGLVAMAASLSMLLPERRQVMA from the coding sequence ATGAATGCCGCCATTCGCCAGTACCTGGTCATCACCGGCAACTACTGGGCCTTCACTCTCACGGATGGAGCCCTGCGGATGCTGGTGGTACTGCATTTCCACCAGCTGGGTTATTCACCCCTGGAAATTGCCCTGTTGTTCATCTTCTACGAGTTCTTCGGGGTGGTAACCAACCTGGTGGGCGGTTATCTGGGGGCCCGTATGGGCCTGAACCGTACCATGAACATCGGGCTGTTCCTGCAGATTGTGGCGCTGGCCATGCTGGCGGTACCGTCGACCATGTTGACGGTCGTCTGGGTGATGGTTGCCCAGGCGCTGTCTGGTATCGCCAAAGACCTCAACAAGATGTCCGCCAAGAGCGGCATCAAATTGCTGGTGCCGGATGAGCAACAGGGCACCTTGTACAAGTGGGTGGCCATTCTCACCGGCTCCAAGAACACCCTTAAAGGGGTAGGTTTCTTCCTGGGTGGCGTGCTGCTAATGGCGGCCGGCTTTACAGGTGCCGTGGTGATCATGGCGGTGGCTCTGGGGCTGGTATGGCTGGCCAGCCTGTTCCTGCTTAAACAGGAGCTGGGCAAGAGCAAGGCCAAGCCCAAGTTCACCGATATTCTGTCCAAGAGCCGGGCGATTAACGTGCTGTCTGCCGCGCGGATGTTCCTGTTTGGTGCCCGGGATGTGTGGTTTGTGGTGGCGTTGCCGGTGTACCTGCACACCGTATTTGGCTGGGACCACTGGAAAGTGGGCGGCTTTATGGCCAGCTGGATCATCGGCTATGGCTTTATCCAGACCATAGCCCCCAGGATTACCGGCAATATGGAAGGCAAGAAACCGGCGGTACTCTGGGCGGCGTTTCTGGCGCTTATTCCGGCAGCCATTGCCAGTGGCCTGATGGCGGGCTGGTCGCAACAGGTGGTCATTGTCGGGGGCTTGTTGCTGTTCGGCGTGCTGTTTGCCATCAACTCCTCCCTGCACAGCTACCTGATCGTCAGCTACGCCCGGGGCGACGGCGTGTCGCTGGATGTGGGGTTCTATTACATGTCCAACGCTGCCGGCCGGTTGTTAGGTACCATCCTGTCCGGTTGGGTGTATCAGGTGTATGGGTTGGAGGCCTGTTTGTGGATTTCGGCGGGGCTGGTTGCTATGGCGGCTTCGCTATCAATGCTGCTGCCTGAGCGGCGACAGGTGATGGCCTGA
- a CDS encoding outer membrane beta-barrel protein — protein MNIRTLTAVTLTLALASSPAAADIGLSPFAGYRMGGSVDIETAGASTDDQIRFRDSVSHGLVVNFDLPEAGKQGELYFGRQSTSARLDNGLFAPGTRSIDLTIYQLQFGGLYFPGGKTYGGFVSGVLGVTRLEPDDSSYDTHHRAALSLGGGYQFFLSEQLRLRLDLRGVYTALDSGGSVFCSGGCELKFRSSGYLQVEASAGLVVRF, from the coding sequence ATGAACATTCGAACCCTCACCGCTGTCACACTCACCCTGGCGCTGGCCTCATCACCGGCAGCGGCAGACATCGGTTTGTCACCGTTTGCCGGTTATCGCATGGGTGGCTCGGTGGATATCGAGACGGCCGGCGCCAGCACCGATGACCAGATCCGCTTTCGCGATTCCGTCAGCCATGGGCTGGTGGTCAACTTCGACCTGCCGGAAGCCGGCAAACAGGGCGAGCTCTACTTTGGCCGACAAAGCACCTCGGCTAGGCTGGACAACGGGTTATTCGCACCGGGCACCCGGTCCATCGACCTGACCATCTACCAGCTGCAGTTTGGCGGGCTCTACTTTCCGGGCGGTAAAACCTATGGCGGGTTTGTCTCCGGCGTGCTGGGCGTTACCCGGCTAGAGCCGGACGATTCCAGTTACGACACCCACCACCGAGCCGCCCTGTCGCTCGGCGGCGGCTACCAGTTTTTCCTGAGTGAACAATTGCGCCTGCGACTGGACCTGCGGGGTGTCTACACCGCCCTGGATTCCGGTGGCTCGGTGTTCTGCTCCGGGGGATGTGAGCTCAAGTTCCGCAGCAGCGGATACCTGCAGGTAGAAGCCAGTGCTGGCCTGGTGGTACGTTTTTAG
- a CDS encoding SDR family oxidoreductase: MSEPQVVVITGANRGIGLELARHYAREGCEVIGVCRQSSDELAKVANQVIDGVDVTTDAGIDALKTGLAGKSISLLINNAGLLQDEQLGSIDFDSIRTQMEINAYAPLRVTEALVPQIREGGKIANITSRMGSIADNDSGGRYGYRASKAALNAFGKSLAVDLKPRGIAVAQLHPGYVKTRMVNFGGLITPEESAKGLAERIANLNLENSGSFWHSNGEELPW; encoded by the coding sequence ATGTCTGAACCCCAAGTGGTTGTGATTACCGGTGCCAACCGTGGCATTGGCCTGGAACTGGCCCGGCATTACGCGCGGGAGGGCTGTGAGGTGATCGGCGTATGCCGGCAGTCCTCGGACGAGCTGGCTAAGGTTGCGAATCAGGTGATTGATGGGGTGGATGTCACCACCGATGCCGGTATTGACGCGCTCAAAACCGGCCTTGCGGGCAAGTCCATCAGCCTGCTGATCAACAACGCCGGGCTGTTGCAGGATGAACAGCTGGGCAGTATCGATTTCGATTCCATCCGCACCCAGATGGAAATCAACGCCTACGCACCCCTCAGGGTCACCGAAGCCCTGGTGCCGCAAATCCGTGAAGGCGGCAAGATCGCCAACATCACCAGCCGCATGGGTTCCATTGCTGACAACGACTCCGGCGGCCGCTACGGCTATCGTGCCTCCAAGGCGGCCCTCAACGCTTTTGGCAAATCACTGGCCGTGGACCTGAAACCGCGGGGCATTGCGGTGGCTCAGTTACATCCCGGTTATGTGAAGACCCGAATGGTGAATTTTGGTGGTTTGATCACTCCGGAAGAGTCCGCCAAAGGGCTGGCCGAGCGTATTGCCAACCTGAACCTGGAGAACTCCGGTTCGTTCTGGCACAGCAACGGTGAGGAACTGCCCTGGTGA